The Schistocerca nitens isolate TAMUIC-IGC-003100 unplaced genomic scaffold, iqSchNite1.1 HiC_scaffold_351, whole genome shotgun sequence nucleotide sequence gcatacaTGGGAGTGATACTGAGAAGTACAGGAGGATTGTGAAGTGATCCCCACCATACAGGTCACAGGTCATCATTGACCctccaggggagagagagagagagagagagagagagagagagagagatatggatggatggatggatggatggatggatggagacaaGAGCTGCAAATGCAAAAGGCAACTGCTGAGGAAGTTCCACAGATCAAGCAGAAGTTTGTGGGGGAATCAATATTCAAGAGGCAAAGGTCAAGATGTGCTGGTAAATCTACAAGGTTTGATTGTAGTTCCACCcctacccctcccctcccacatAGATAGTACAGAGGTTACCAGTCCTCCAGCATGTCTCTTAggttttctccaaatcgaaaaacaaagCCACAATCTGGAATTTCTGCATAAGACCATTCATGGCATGGGTCAACAAAGTGACTACATGGTCAACTGCAGAGTGGagcactcaaaatccacactgtgctgtGGTTAGTTCTGAGACTTGAGccgccataccagctgggcatcaactgtacattccattaccttgcaaacacagcttgtGAGAGAAAGAGGACGGTAGCTAGAAGTAAGGTGTTTGTCCATACCTGGCTTAGATATAGGTACAACAGTGACTTCATGCCAGTGTCTGAGAAacttgccctctgcccagatgctgtTGTATGTATGAAGCAGAGGGTGCTTGCCCACATGAGAGAGGTGCTGCAGCAGCAGCTGAACATGAACAGTGTCTGACCCTGGGgcggagcatgatctagctccctcacaggAAAGGcatcattgtagcactcatgattctgagaagacaAGGGGAACATCCGACCCTCCTGCATTCATTTCCGATGGATAAACACAGGAGGATAGTGGGTAGAGCTGAAAATCTCCGCGAAATGGTGGCCCAAGTTTATGGGGGtggtaataggttccacaatgacatCATTTGCTACTGTCAGGTAggtaattggggaatggatcttggtcccagaaagCTGTCAGAGGTTGGTCCACACGGCAGAAGAGGGAGTGAACTGTTAAAACAACTACTGAATGAAATCCGGCTAGCTTTTTGCTACCCTGAAGAACAACTACACTATGCACACAACTATTTATAATTAATGAAGTTTACCATTGTATAAGGACATTTAAAAACCTGTAGAGTACATCTCCATGCATCACAGAATGCCTAAGACTGCCAAGGGACAGGCACATGGCGTGGTAAAGAGGAaatgtgaggaatggaatgttctgcagtggtaagaataacatttgtaagatattcatctggtcatcacaactggggaaatgtttttcatcaattcaccagggaggagtaaagcagaCTGTTGACCATAGTAAGCTACCATTTGGGTGTGTACTTGGGTGGGGTAGAAGTCAGCAAAcatatagcacatgggaaatggttgcttgaGTATGTTTCAGAGTGAATGGGCCACTTGAGACAATGAACAAGCTGGGTGGTGCAGAAGGACAGGTCCAAATTGGAACAGGTATGTGTGGAGTCCAAAAGGAATGTGAGCCTCCTGTGTTAAGGCACAAACAAGTAAATtcattaagaaggtcagccaagagggcacctctctgacaggctcTGGGAGAACCTGAAAGGGAATGGTGTGCACTGAAGTCACCCATCAACAGCAAGTGTTGAGGcaactgcccaataagctggaagaaatctgccctggtgacattggATAATGGAGGAATGTAAATGTCACTAAGGGAAAAGGGTAAGTGCCGACATCAGGAGAGAAGATCAAAATACACCGGGAAGAAATGTAGAAActcaaagtggtcatgaggatgcaattttgtttcttgaaagcagagaacaagtagatgctgtgattctaaaagcagctgtaaatcctttgTTGGATTGAAGGTAGTCATGAGGAAAAATGAAGTGTTGTCACCCCAGTGGCTGCCGAGAGCCAGCCTGCAAAGACACGCTGTGACAGGGCACAGAAGCTGGAGGCTCCTGCTCCATGAGGTTCACAGAAGCATCGGCTTCCTTCTGCTGTCGGCCTGTGGAGTCCAACGCAGAAAAATGTTTGGTGGTGTACACCGGCGACACAGATGTCGGCTAGAAGGGGGTATCATATGGTGACACCAGTGAAGAGGATCTTCAGGTCATGAAGGAGACCATTCACCTTTGTTTGacttccttgagttttccggttagTCAAGGAAGATTCAGATACTGGTTGGCTGGAGAGACATAGGAAGTCTTCAAGAGTATTCCTTATGCCCTTTCTGGccggcttttttttgtttttttgttatggttttagggcgcaaaactgcaacAGTCATTAGCGCCCAggctgtgacttaggaaaaggtaaaaaaacgaaactggaaaccagcagcaatgggaacgaaactcaaaaaactgaaaactaaaaacagaaggaaagcttaaaaaaccactacagaagggggttggttgtccccaaatagagcttcaaatgactgacgtcatgtcactggcactaataaatcaagaacgcgatcggctgagcgcgtgtcatctgctaaaatagaaaatatatcaggtgacagctgtagactggcgcgtaacggagtaaaataggggcagtcaagtaaaaggtgtcttaccgtccacagctgagagcagtggggacagagtgggggaggatcgccgcttaaaagatgtctatggctaaaaagacagtgccctatccgaagtccagttaaaattacctcctcccgacgccgCGTTCGGgacgaagaggtccaagcacaaggaagagctttcacgtcccgcaatttattatggggaagtgtcgaccaatgcgtgtgccataaaagagcaacacgacgacataaaacacactGTAGATCgacgaagggaatcatgcgaatagctggccaaaggagagagactgcagccttggccgctatatcggccgcctcgtttCCACAGATACTAAAATGTCCTGGGACCCAgacgaacgccacagagacgccccccaagtggagcaagtggaggcagtcctgaatccggtggaccagtgggtggacagggtagagagcttggagactgaggagagagctgaaagaatctgaacagaaaacatactgtatctgctgatggcgactgatgtattggacagcctggagaacagcgcaaagctccgcagtataaaccaaacactggtcgggaagccgaaatcgatttggggtgtcgccaacaatataggcactccctacacgaaacgacgtttttgagccatcagtgtaaataaatttgtgcacatagagcagcaaatgctcgacgataaacaagtgaaggggtaccatccttgggaaactgactaaggtcacggagcaggcaggtccagggacggagccaaggtggtgctgtaccccaagttctcaagaaagttttaggaaagccgacggaaagagaatggagcagttgatggaagccaattcccggtggtagtagggaggaagggtggcctgcataccctaaatccaagaagctgtcgaaaaaatgtcatgggctggattagcaggcttggaagacagatggctagcataacgactcagaaggacagcccgccgattggacagcgagggttcagcagtctcagcataaacgctttccacagggctggtgtaaaaagctccagccactaaaagtaatccacggtggtggacagagacgccgaagaatagacggccgagcggaggagtaaactatgcttccatagtccaatttcgagcacactaaggcgcgatagaggcggagaaggaccactcggtgcgctccccaggaggtaccattctggacacggagggtgttgaggcatcgcagacagcgagccaaaagataggaaacgtgggaggaccaacacagttttctgtcaaacataagacccaagaatttagcgacgtcggaAAACGGAAGGCtatcaggtcctagatgtaaggaaggtggaagacactccgtacgacgccacaaattaacacaaacggtcttactctgagaaaagcggaagcctgttccgctgctccaagagtggaggcaattGAGACATCCTTGGAAACGTCGTTCAAGAAGActtgtccgttgagagctgtagtagatcgcaaaatcgtccacaaagagggagcccgagacatcagaaaGCAgaaaatccataattggatttatggcaatggcaaacagtagaaCACTTAGCACAGAGTCCTGGGGTACCcaattttcttgggagaaagtacgggagagagtagtgttcacccgcaactctaaatgtgcgctctgccataaattcgcgaagaaaaaggggcagccgacctcaaaagctccaagagaacagtgtgcggatgatgcctgtcctccaacaggtaccgtatgttctctccagatcaaaaaatattgctactgttgggcgtttctggagaaaattgttcataatataagtggagagagcaacaagatggtcaactgcagaacgatgctttcggaaaccgcattgggcaggtgtttaaagactgcgggattccagccaccaagcaaaACGGCAATTcaacatacgctccaaaaccttacagacactactcgtgagagaaatgaggcggtagctagaggggagatgtttgtcctttccaggtttcggaacaggaacgaccaTAGCTTCcctccatcgtctgggaaaagtactgtcggtccaaattcgattataaaggcgaaggaggtaacgcagactatggtatgataaatacattaacatttggatgtggataccatccggtcctggggcggaggaacgAGAAtacgagtgcatgttggagttcccgcatggagaaaacggtattatagctttcgctattttgagaggagaatgCAAGAGGtttcacttccgctgcacgtttcttcgggagaaatgctggcgggtaatttgaagagctcgaaatctcagcaaagtcttgacccaatgagttataaattgcgacggggtccactaatgtctcatgcgcgacagtgaggccagataaccgtcgaatccgacaccAGACTTCCGAGGAGGGAtttaaggtgttaaatgagctagtaaagaagtcccagcttgcctttttgctgtcgcggatgacgcgacagcatcgctcacggaactgcttatagcggatacagttggcgaaagtaggatggtgtctgaaaacgtcaAGAGCACGTCGTCGCTCACTTATTGCGTCACTGCATGCCCCGTTCCACCAAtgaactggggggcgctggggcaaatcggaggtgcgaggtattgaacgttccgcagctgtaagagtaacgtctgtaatatgagtgacctcatcgtcgacgctaggaaagtgacggtcatggaatgtcgctagagacgaaaaaagtgtccaatcggcttgggcaaacttccagtgtcgcgggcgcatatatggcagttgtggctgcaatcgaaggacacatggaaagtggtcactcgagtgtgtatcagcaagggcgaaccattcaaagcgccgagctagcggaacagtaccgaccgaaaggtccaaatgagagaaatttgtcgtggaggcagacgaaaatgtagggtccccagtgttgaggcagacaagatccgcttggtggaagacgtctatcagtaGTGAGCCacacggacaaggatgtggagatccccaaagtgggtggtgggcatttaaGGCcccaagctgaccaagaagatggagatcagctcgtgccactggtgtggacgatggaatgtaacagtacaaagagaaaaggtgttccagaaagggaaagacggcgacagcttggaaggaagtgtttaaggggactgGTTGATGATGGAGAGTATCATGGGGAAGAAGCACGAGTCCTCCTTGGGCTGGAGtgccagctttgtttcctgaagacagaagatgacgctGAGTAGGAgcttaagaggatcgacaattcatccagattggctcgaatgtcgcagatattccaatggataatggacatagggtggacagaaaatggaagaatgtgaccaaggttgccctcaactcaactgctcggagcttgcgaccgacagcgtggaacggcattcagccgaaggcagaagatcctgatccgtaggttgttcaggagcagctcctgccaccagcgatcggccgattGACCGGCCGCCAGTAGGGCGccacggcgacacagaagacggccgagggcggctaccgccaggtggtgctgtagatgagacacgccgtggcggagtaGGAGAGGAActctttcttattagccttcttggaaacaggatgtttagatggaggaggaatcgacggttgtgaagttggggtacgtaaaaaatcttcacgagtaggctcttttctGGAAGTCCGGTTGTCTGACTtgggggctcgagatttagcagaacccgacgaagggtgagccatagagtgagcaggcgaaagtgtggaggttgaacgggcgatctttgcgctggccgatctgacgactgtggcactaaaggtgagatcacaagtctgcgtggccgcctcctttgttggccgaggagaggcaaggacagtgctgtattttcctgtctgaagcacagtgggctttcgactggctaataattttcgagcagcaaaggtcgacacctattccttcactctgatttcctgaatgagcttttcgtctttaaaaatggggcaatctctagaggaagcagtgtggtcacccatacagttgatgcaacgaggggatggagatggacaagcaccctcatgggcatccttaccacacgtaacacatttggccggattggaacaggactggctggtatgattgaaccactgacaccaatagcaacgcgtagggtttgggatgcaaGGGTGAACGGAAATTCTCATTGCCCGCTTTtgtgttcgatgggagttgaactctgtcaaatgtcaagaagacagtacaggttggaatgatgttcgtgtcaacccttttcacgcCTCTGAACAGCTGTGTCGCCCTGGTCAgacagttttgaatttcctcgtcgcacagtccgtcgagggagcgtgtataaatgacCCCACATGCTGAATTTAAGGTGTGGtgcacttccacccagacagggaagatGTGTAGCAgagaagtacacagcaatttttgtgcctggggggcaccgactgtttctaacaacaaggtgccatttcgtaatctggaacaagacttcacaggacctgcaattgcgtcgacacctttctgaataatgaaagggttgactatggagaagtcgtgaccttcgtcagaccgacaaacaacaaggaactgtggcaacaatggaagaactgtctgtgggtgACACTCAGTGAAATTAcgattgtgagcagacatagtagaagatgaggaaaccattgcggaagtaacccccatgattaccggcgtttcAGATGGTGTGTTCCTCCCTTGTGGGggtccctctctgagggcactcccgccttaggtgattgttcacacctcaggtcacacctcccgagaaactgaCAGGGACCAATCGAcattttcggaaggtatcagctcgggtaatcacccctccctgggcctggccgttaccacgggtacgtacatgtcctacctgtctacccggggtggggaattatgcTTTACCCAATCACCGGCTATGCCTGGAAATTCGTGGGTCGAACTTCGGACACGCACATGGAGGAAAAaagggaaagggaaaaacaaataaagggaaaggaaagaagagaggtctacATCGCCACAGCGGAGACAAGGGTAAAGGCGAGGGGCCAAGGAAAAGAGGAGGACGGGCGGAAGCGAGGGCGGAAGCGAGGGCGGAAGCGAGGGCGGAAGCGAGGGCGGAAGCGAGGACGGAAGCGAGGACGGAAGCGAGGACGGAAGCGAGGAAGGACGGAAGCGAGGAAGGACGGAAGCGAGGAAGGACGGAAGCGAGGAAGGACGGAAGCGAGGAAGGACGGAAGCGAGGAAGGACGGAAGCGAGGAAGGACGGAAGCGAggacggaaggaaggaaggacggaaggaaggaaggacggaagcgaggaaggaaggaaggaaggaaggaaggaagcgaggaaggaaggaaggaaggaaggaaggaagcgaggaaggaaggaaggaaggaaggacggaagcgaggaaggaaggaaggaaggaaggacggaagtgaggaaggaaggaaggaaggaaggacggaagcgaggaaggaaggaaggaaggaaggaaggacggaagcgaggaaggaaggaaggaaggaagcgaggaaggaaggaaggacggaaggacggaagcgaggaaggaaggaaggacggaaggacggaagcgaggaaggaaggaaggaaggaaggaaggaagcgaggaaggaaggaaggaaggaagcgaggaaggaaggaaggaaggaaggaaggaaggaagcgaggaaggaaggaaggaaggaaggacggaagcgaggaaggaaggaaggacggaagcaaggaaggaaggaaggaaggaaggacggaagcaaggaaggaaggaaggaaggacggaagcaaggaaggaaggacggaagcaaggaaggaaggacggaagcaaggaaggaaggacggaagcaaggaaggaaggacggaagcaaggaaggaaggacggaagcaagaaaggaaggacggaagcaagaaaggaaggacggaagcaagaaaggaaggacggaagcaagaaaggaaggacggaagcaagaaaggaaggacggaagcaagaaaggaaggacggaagcaagaaaggaaggacggaagcaagaaaggaaggacggaagcaaggaaggaaggacggaagcaaggaaggaaggacggaagcaaggaaggaaggacggaagcaaggaaggaaggacggaagcaaggaaggaaggacggaagcaaggaaggaaggacggaagcaaggaaggaaggacggaagcaaggaaggaaggacggaagcaaggaaggaaggacgaagcaaggaaggaaggacgaagcaaggaaggaaggacgaagcaaggaaggaaggacgaagcaaggaaggaaggacgaagcaaggaaggaaggacgaagcaaggaaggaaggacgaagcaaggaaggaaggacgaagcaaggaaggaaggacgaagcaaggaaggaaggacgaagcaaggaaggaaggactaagcaaggaaggaaggacgaagcaaggaaggaaggacgaagcaaggaaggaaggacgaagcaaggaaggaaggacgaagacttgcaagcagagagagcaaacaatgtgttacattttcgagcatccagctccggacgtaggcacaaaacatactcccagagtgggacaaagggaaggaaagaggtggtggtgagggggggggcaaagatggggatggggaaggatgcagaaaaggaaggtatgcagccccgaaatgaaggagggccacattagctcagggtcccgtgctgACTACGCACGTATCCACGAAAGAGGGGGGGGGCTGCTTGTTGTGTAGCTGCTGACTTCACCCCATGGAGCGGAAGTTTGGTCgcatgttgcacagctggaggagcagatgggggatgcTACCAAGGTGCAGGGCAATTTCACAACCATGGTGCTAAATTTAAGGTCACATGCCTGTAAGGCCACATCCTCCATGGAACGAGATGTAGCAACAgaggtactgtaagtgccagatggtagaacacagggtttcccactagccaacaacttgtgagcgactgggtgaggcacttttccttcctCCCATCTCCAGGAGAGCCCGCTCATTGAGATACTTTGAACAGTCATGGAAGGAGGAGCATggttgccattgcagttgatgcaaCGGGCAGAAGGAGGTGGGAAATCACCCTCATGAGAATCTGTACCACATATTATACGTTTGGATGGGTGTTGGCAGGACTATAATGTGATTGTTACAATTACACTCATACTATTGCATTGGATTTGAAATATATGgcctgactgtgataacttcataacctgctttgatctttaatGGAAGGATCACTCcaccaaaagagagagagagagagagagagtgagtgtggacACTTACGAGGCGTCTACTTTTTCGTCACCTGTTGTACTGTAATGAGAGCCTGATCAGAGAGATATGTTTGTATGTCTGCCTTTGTCAGATCATCTAGCAGCCTAGTATAAATAACACAGCAGGAGGAATTCAGTGTTCAATGGGCCTCAACATTAACAGGATAGCCATGCAGGAGTGTAAAGCTGCAAGCAGTTGGTGCTCGAGAATCAAAAGTAGCCTCAAAAGCTAAGTGCCACTCTGTAAAAaatagcaggatttcacagggatggcaattgcatcaacacctttctgattaATTGGATTTACCgttgcaaaggactgaccatctttagTACATGATACCAGTAGGAATCATGGTGGAGTTTGAATTGGTTGCTTCATTCTGTTTACTTTTTGTAGACATTGATTGTGAAAACAATTGTTTCATTGGAAGAAACTCACCCATGATTGCCACCATCTCCAATGGTGTGCTCCTTCAATCTGGGTGCTCCCTCACCAGGGATGCACcagggtgattgttcacacctcaagtcACACCTCGCAAACACCTGACGGGGGGGTCCAATtgccaatttgggaaggtagcagcttagGCATATCACCATTCCCTGGGCCTCGCGTGTATCAGGGGTTATGTGCGATCCCTACCTGTCGACCCATGGCTGGGATTTACATGTTACCCAATCACCTGTTGTGTGTCAGATGCATAGTAGGCCTTCAGGAGTACACAGCgaggaagaaggaaaagaggaaccccaaatgctgaagtggaggaatgacaagagaaaggaaacaaagaaaggaaaagggaatgaaaaacTGGGAACAAAAAaccgtggtgagactgttcttatgtcagcaacaGACAGTGCTGAACATTCCCAGTAACACACCTGACatgtccccaagggaggggaaaaagaatagcaaggggaaagtatgcagcatggaagggaaaagatcctgcaaaggcTGGGGTCACATGGTAACCAAACAAAAACCGTCAAAGTGTGGCAAATTGAAAACTGACCACAGAGTCCAAGTGGACCCAGATAGCAAATTCTTCCAGTGTAGTACGAAGTGAGATCTGTGTACTAACAATGTCCATATAGACCAACATGCAAACACCACCGGAAGCCATTGAAGGGACAATCTCATTCCAAAAAAGCATAGCATCTATGAATGGTTGGTGAGTGAGCATGAGTAAACAGATTCCTGGAGAACAGCACAAGCTGTCAAAAGGCAATAGGGGATTGCAACTCTGGGAGGTGATGATAGtttccattacagttccactgaataagCACAGAGTGGGTATCTAAATGGATGGTGAACAGACGAGCCAATCACATCACCAGATCACCACCCATCACTGATGAGTACAGGTGTCATCCATCAATAATTGGACAGACTCAGGTTGTGAGGGGAAGATGGCTCATCTACAAGTACCATGGGGACATAGTCCTGAGACAGATGTTTctttttcatcatcttcatcagccGAAAGCATGTGACCTTGGGGAACACAGACTGTGTCCCATGGCCAAGTTGTGATACCAGGCCTCCGACCAGGAAGACCCCAGGGAGAGGTCCCAGAAGGGAACCCAATCACAAGTGGTTTGCCGAAAACTTAACACTTTTCTGCCCAGTAAGGGAGAGTGGCTCGTGGAGGGGAGGGCGTGGGAACTGCAGTGAAGGGaagacgaaagggggggggggggggggagaggactagGGTATGGAGAAAGGGGGAAGGATGTAACAGAGACAAAGGCAGAAGCCATCGACACAGGTGAAGTCTGTCATTTTTTGACGAACCTCAGTGTAAGATAAACTATCAAGGGACttttctctctttttccttcttATAAAACAGGCTATCTGGTGAACATCAAGTGTGTTGGTTGGAACAATAAACACATATGGCTGGCAGAACGTAAGGGCTCCACTCATGGGGTGGGTGTCCATGTTCATCTAATAGAGCGGGAAGATGTGCCTGAAACACAAGCTGCATAAACACCACATGTGTGTCAAAACATATGGCTTCATG carries:
- the LOC126228028 gene encoding uncharacterized protein LOC126228028; this encodes MEHRKGLELKVIASSDDSFLASVLPSFLASVLPSFLPSSLPSFLPSFLPSSLPSFLPSSLPSFLPSFLPRFRPSPRFRPSSLPSSLPSSLPSSLPPSLPPSLPPSLPPSLPL